The Cloeon dipterum chromosome 3, ieCloDipt1.1, whole genome shotgun sequence genome includes a region encoding these proteins:
- the VhaM9.7-a gene encoding V-type proton ATPase subunit e 2: MGASIFPIFFFTMVWGGVGIALPRMVPNGPQQRLMQVVLMITGACCWLFWLCCYMAQMNPLIGPRLSNRTLLLIAQQWGNPLERF; encoded by the exons ATGGGCGCCTccattttcccaattttcttCTTCACAATGGTCTGGGGCGGCGTGGGCATCGCCTTGCCCAGGATGGTGCCCAACGGCCCTCAACAAAG GTTGATGCAAGTGGTGCTGATGATCACAGGGGCTTGCTGCTGGCTTTT CTGGCTGTGTTGTTACATGGCCCAGATGAATCCGCTGATTGGTCCCAGGCTGTCCAATAGGACGCTGCTGCTTATTGCCCAACAATGG GGAAATCCACTGGAGAGGTTCTAA